The following are encoded together in the Balaenoptera acutorostrata chromosome 9, mBalAcu1.1, whole genome shotgun sequence genome:
- the DDIAS gene encoding DNA damage-induced apoptosis suppressor protein isoform X2, protein MCISSAEATGSNSCHDTIQGLWSPVSYMDKKSAAQKPGEELGLQANQPSAVHSNHHEIGVPGSNLFPLKVQEPLEPSNTKSFHSAVEVKNIYSQHELTCHQYHDVDTPASFQERSMCCTPSSLRLEEIAGGSQDCDPEIWADLPLSESLNKFLAAIESEIAITQTDGSSRKCHLDNDISKLHADHSRFSVTPQRTTRSLHTPPIGLRSPQATVKANSSKNNFLSNCEANPSPSVHKESQPENTAETISISSSERGISENLLPNVYLSALFPSSEGSGTTVTLKSTRIPPHEAEISLKHDTSETDHSCLNSKYFNGCGEKSLSEMSEKLTTLSSRRYNDVSNLHNLENKQYCRRPKNQGDSLTICRKLTYPLEALCSMPNKSTNTLKEMSYEHTGNNLTPNCSTGHEGCYNASADLFDDSPKEMDMATEMTKKSQDILLQWGKSLAESHHTESDFSLRSLSENSSQSSQKLSLQNTSASLYPKTCPSPPHFQSDSEYDFEDSQDFVPCSQSTPVIGFHQTRIHGMTGAFKKLPAFYLDLDANYKKTRISSVNDAQQATPSCPKNIKTPSQKSRSPTVSSITQPEISNNCPVAKYLETDVDEWVPPTTQKVFPSEMLGFQAVGLRKCPAAYNSPDEKELPRKKLKYVKQRTDKCLIKKELNLKNMLAAAEPKTPDYNSTGLGWIFKESVLGLGSRSEVKCCLAFSEDWSPSVPETKSAWSPELFS, encoded by the coding sequence ATGTGCATTTCCTCTGCAGAGGCCACTGGTTCCAATAGCTGTCATGATACCATTCAGGGTTTATGGAGCCCTGTTTCTTATATGGATAAAAAGAGTGCAGCACAAAAGCCGGGTGAAGAACTTGGCTTACAAGCTAATCAGCCAAGTGCTGTTCATAGCAATCATCATGAAATTGGAGTTCCTGGTTCTAATTTATTCCCTTTGAAAGTGCAAGAGCCCCTTGAGCCAAGTAATACAAAATCCTTCCACAGTGCAGtggaagttaaaaatatatattcccagCATGAGCTAACATGTCACCAGTATCATGATGTAGATACCCCCGCTAGCTTTCAGGAGAGATCTATGTGTTGTACACCTTCATCACTCAGACTTGAAGAGATAGCTGGGGGTTCTCAGGACTGTGACCCTGAGATCTGGGCTGACCTTCCACTCTCTGAAAGCCTAAACAAATTTCTGGCAGCTATCGAAAGTGAGATTGCTATAACCCAGACAGATGGCAGTAGCAGGAAATGTCATCTAGATAATGACATCAGTAAATTACATGCAGACCACAGCAGGTTTTCTGTGACTCCACAGAGAACTACTAGATCCTTGCATACACCACCTATAGGCTTAAGATCACCACAAGCAACAGTCAAAGCAAACTCCAGCAAAAATAACTTCCTTTCCAACTGTGAAGCAAATCCAAGTCCTAGTGTTCATAAGGAGTCACAACCAGAGAACACAGCAGAGACTATCTCTATAAGTAGTAGTGAAAGAGGCATTTCTGAAAATCTTCTACCAAATGTTTATCTGTCAGCTCTGTTTCCATCTTCAGAAGGCTCAGGCACAACAGTTACTCTTAAGTCTACCAGAATTCCACCACATGAGGCTGAAATTTCACTTAAGCACGATACTTCAGAGACTGACCATTCTTGTCtcaatagcaaatattttaatggatgtggagaaaaatcaCTATCCGAAATGAGTGAAAAGTTGACAACTTTGAGTTCTAGGAGGTATAATGATGTTTCCAACCTTCACAacttagaaaataaacaatactGTAGGCGGCCAAAGAACCAGGGTGACAGTTTGACAATTTGCAGGAAACTCACATATCCTTTAGAAGCTCTTTGCAGTATGCCAAATAAAAGTACGAACACATTGAAAGAAATGTCTTATGAACACACTGGTAATAACCTAACACCAAACTGTTCTACTGGTCATGAAGGTTGCTACAATGCTTCTGCTGATCTCTTTGATGATAGTCCTAAAGAAATGGACATGGCAACAGAAATGACCAAAAAGTCACAGGATATTTTGTTACagtggggaaagtctttggcagAAAGTCATCATACAGAATCTGATTTTTCATTGAGATCACTCTCTGAAAACTCCAGCCAGTCTTCACAAAAATTATCCTTGCAAAACACATCTGCCTCTCTGTATCCAAAAACATGTCCCTCTCCACCTCATTTTCAGTCAGATTCAGAATATGATTTTGAAGATAGCCAAGACTTTGTTCCATGTTCACAGTCAACTCCAGTTATAGGATTCCACCAAACTAGAATTCATGGAATGACAGGAGCTTTCAAAAAATTACCTGCCTTTTATTTGGACCTTGATGCTAACTATAAAAAGACAAGGATTTCCTCTGTAAATGATGCACAGCAAGCCACCCCTAGCTgtccaaaaaatataaagacacCCAGCCAGAAATCCAGAAGCCCTACTGTATCTAGTATTACACAACCAGAGATCTCCAACAACTGTCCTGTTGCTAAGTACCTTGAAACTGATGTTGATGAATGGGTCCCTCCTACCACACAAAAAGTATTTCCTTCAGAAATGCTTGGATTCCAGGCCGTGGGTCTAAGGAAATGCCCTGCTGCTTATAATTCTCCTGATGAAAAAGAGTTaccaagaaaaaaactgaaatatgtCAAACAAAGAACTGATAAATGCTTAATTAAGAAAGAGTTAAATTTGAAGAATATGCTTGCAGCAGCAGAACCAAAAACTCCTGACTATAACAGTACAGGGTTAGGCTGGATTTTCAAAGAGTCGGTTTTGGGACTTGGTTCCCGTTCAGAAGTCAAATGTTGCCTTGCATTTTCAGAAGATTGGTCACCTTCAGTGCCTGAAACTAAAAGTGCTTGGTCTCCTGAATTATTCTCATAA
- the DDIAS gene encoding DNA damage-induced apoptosis suppressor protein isoform X1, with translation MNRRRKFILASVLALQNSSFIYPSCQKCFSRIILVSKRSNCPKCGSTGEAENASYRYKLALKVAESNKLFGITVFGSCLDAFFGLTATGLHRYIQDPNEIPETLDSDATQNLLTKAVETCFVGQSFIFGVTNFESQHGQGSGSSNLLEQYSDHKRKVKALVACQILLPDPGVVGFTVIDYFHRLLQLSDIRELRCGSQAPNSHLLAFENSNSDVSSICGPDSSSCCFESHGRDDFSGFWQLSLELTSIVSQLTDDDDFSASEQSKAIDTPHQNRMCISSAEATGSNSCHDTIQGLWSPVSYMDKKSAAQKPGEELGLQANQPSAVHSNHHEIGVPGSNLFPLKVQEPLEPSNTKSFHSAVEVKNIYSQHELTCHQYHDVDTPASFQERSMCCTPSSLRLEEIAGGSQDCDPEIWADLPLSESLNKFLAAIESEIAITQTDGSSRKCHLDNDISKLHADHSRFSVTPQRTTRSLHTPPIGLRSPQATVKANSSKNNFLSNCEANPSPSVHKESQPENTAETISISSSERGISENLLPNVYLSALFPSSEGSGTTVTLKSTRIPPHEAEISLKHDTSETDHSCLNSKYFNGCGEKSLSEMSEKLTTLSSRRYNDVSNLHNLENKQYCRRPKNQGDSLTICRKLTYPLEALCSMPNKSTNTLKEMSYEHTGNNLTPNCSTGHEGCYNASADLFDDSPKEMDMATEMTKKSQDILLQWGKSLAESHHTESDFSLRSLSENSSQSSQKLSLQNTSASLYPKTCPSPPHFQSDSEYDFEDSQDFVPCSQSTPVIGFHQTRIHGMTGAFKKLPAFYLDLDANYKKTRISSVNDAQQATPSCPKNIKTPSQKSRSPTVSSITQPEISNNCPVAKYLETDVDEWVPPTTQKVFPSEMLGFQAVGLRKCPAAYNSPDEKELPRKKLKYVKQRTDKCLIKKELNLKNMLAAAEPKTPDYNSTGLGWIFKESVLGLGSRSEVKCCLAFSEDWSPSVPETKSAWSPELFS, from the exons ATgaatagaagaagaaaatttattcTTGCCTCAGTTCTTGCTCTCCAGAATTCTAGTTTTATATACCCTTCATGTCAAAAGTGCTTCTCTCGGATAATCCTGGTCtccaaaag GTCTAATTGTCCAAAATGTGGCTCTACTGGTGAAGCTGAAAATGCCAGTTACAGATATAAACTTGCCTTAAAAGTTGCAGAATCAAACAAATTATTTGGTATTACTGTATTTGGAAGCTGCTTAGATGCATTTTTTGGTCTTACAGCCACTGGTTTGCACAG GTACATTCAAGATCCTAATGAAATTCCAGAAACACTGGACAGTGATGCAACTCAGAACCTATTAACTAAAGCAGTTGAAACTTGCTTTGTTGGACAGAGCTTTATTTTTGGAGTGACG AATTTTGAAAGCCAGCATGGACAAGGTTCAGGTTCCAGCAACCTCTTAGAGCAGTACTCAGACCACAAGAGAAAAGTTAAAGCGCTAGTAGCTTGCCAGATTCTTCTACCAGACCCAGGTGTCGTAGGCTTCACTGTCATTGACTATTTCCATCGGCTTTTGCAGCTTTCTGATATCAGGGAACTTCGCTGTGGCTCCCAGGCACCAAATAGCCACTTACTTGCTTTCGAAAATTCAAATAGCGACGTCAGCAGCATATGTGGCCCTGACAGCAGTTCTTGTTGTTTTGAGTCCCATGGCAGAGATGATTTTTCAGGATTCTGGCAGCTATCACTTGAACTCACTTCCATTGTTTCACAACTAacagatgatgatgatttttcagCTTCAGAACAAAGCAAGGCCATTGATACTCCTCACCAGAACAGAATGTGCATTTCCTCTGCAGAGGCCACTGGTTCCAATAGCTGTCATGATACCATTCAGGGTTTATGGAGCCCTGTTTCTTATATGGATAAAAAGAGTGCAGCACAAAAGCCGGGTGAAGAACTTGGCTTACAAGCTAATCAGCCAAGTGCTGTTCATAGCAATCATCATGAAATTGGAGTTCCTGGTTCTAATTTATTCCCTTTGAAAGTGCAAGAGCCCCTTGAGCCAAGTAATACAAAATCCTTCCACAGTGCAGtggaagttaaaaatatatattcccagCATGAGCTAACATGTCACCAGTATCATGATGTAGATACCCCCGCTAGCTTTCAGGAGAGATCTATGTGTTGTACACCTTCATCACTCAGACTTGAAGAGATAGCTGGGGGTTCTCAGGACTGTGACCCTGAGATCTGGGCTGACCTTCCACTCTCTGAAAGCCTAAACAAATTTCTGGCAGCTATCGAAAGTGAGATTGCTATAACCCAGACAGATGGCAGTAGCAGGAAATGTCATCTAGATAATGACATCAGTAAATTACATGCAGACCACAGCAGGTTTTCTGTGACTCCACAGAGAACTACTAGATCCTTGCATACACCACCTATAGGCTTAAGATCACCACAAGCAACAGTCAAAGCAAACTCCAGCAAAAATAACTTCCTTTCCAACTGTGAAGCAAATCCAAGTCCTAGTGTTCATAAGGAGTCACAACCAGAGAACACAGCAGAGACTATCTCTATAAGTAGTAGTGAAAGAGGCATTTCTGAAAATCTTCTACCAAATGTTTATCTGTCAGCTCTGTTTCCATCTTCAGAAGGCTCAGGCACAACAGTTACTCTTAAGTCTACCAGAATTCCACCACATGAGGCTGAAATTTCACTTAAGCACGATACTTCAGAGACTGACCATTCTTGTCtcaatagcaaatattttaatggatgtggagaaaaatcaCTATCCGAAATGAGTGAAAAGTTGACAACTTTGAGTTCTAGGAGGTATAATGATGTTTCCAACCTTCACAacttagaaaataaacaatactGTAGGCGGCCAAAGAACCAGGGTGACAGTTTGACAATTTGCAGGAAACTCACATATCCTTTAGAAGCTCTTTGCAGTATGCCAAATAAAAGTACGAACACATTGAAAGAAATGTCTTATGAACACACTGGTAATAACCTAACACCAAACTGTTCTACTGGTCATGAAGGTTGCTACAATGCTTCTGCTGATCTCTTTGATGATAGTCCTAAAGAAATGGACATGGCAACAGAAATGACCAAAAAGTCACAGGATATTTTGTTACagtggggaaagtctttggcagAAAGTCATCATACAGAATCTGATTTTTCATTGAGATCACTCTCTGAAAACTCCAGCCAGTCTTCACAAAAATTATCCTTGCAAAACACATCTGCCTCTCTGTATCCAAAAACATGTCCCTCTCCACCTCATTTTCAGTCAGATTCAGAATATGATTTTGAAGATAGCCAAGACTTTGTTCCATGTTCACAGTCAACTCCAGTTATAGGATTCCACCAAACTAGAATTCATGGAATGACAGGAGCTTTCAAAAAATTACCTGCCTTTTATTTGGACCTTGATGCTAACTATAAAAAGACAAGGATTTCCTCTGTAAATGATGCACAGCAAGCCACCCCTAGCTgtccaaaaaatataaagacacCCAGCCAGAAATCCAGAAGCCCTACTGTATCTAGTATTACACAACCAGAGATCTCCAACAACTGTCCTGTTGCTAAGTACCTTGAAACTGATGTTGATGAATGGGTCCCTCCTACCACACAAAAAGTATTTCCTTCAGAAATGCTTGGATTCCAGGCCGTGGGTCTAAGGAAATGCCCTGCTGCTTATAATTCTCCTGATGAAAAAGAGTTaccaagaaaaaaactgaaatatgtCAAACAAAGAACTGATAAATGCTTAATTAAGAAAGAGTTAAATTTGAAGAATATGCTTGCAGCAGCAGAACCAAAAACTCCTGACTATAACAGTACAGGGTTAGGCTGGATTTTCAAAGAGTCGGTTTTGGGACTTGGTTCCCGTTCAGAAGTCAAATGTTGCCTTGCATTTTCAGAAGATTGGTCACCTTCAGTGCCTGAAACTAAAAGTGCTTGGTCTCCTGAATTATTCTCATAA